Within the Leisingera thetidis genome, the region GATCCAGCGGAAATTCATGGTGTTGCTCCATTCAAGTGGGTGCGGGACGGTTTGGTTTTCCGGCCGCGGATGGCACTATAACGCCTGCCGCTGGCGGATGGTTCCGCATTGTTGCATGACCTTGCGGCCGCGGCGCAGTTCCGCCCGCGCAGGCCGCCCGGCGGCAGGCTTCCGCCGGGGGCGCGGCAGGGTACCGGAATTTTGCGAAAATTCCGGCCCGGAAATCAGGTGATTTCCGGATCGTTTCCCGCGCCGGGAAACGGCTGGCCGGCGCGGCGTTACAGATCCTTGGTCATCAGGATGTAGTTCTTGCGCGGCTGAAAGCGGGTGCGCAGGTAGAGCCGCTGGGCGGTCTCGTTGGTGCGGTCGACCTCCAGATGCAGCGCGCGCATGCCGGCACCGGCCAGCGATTTCGGCAGTTCGGTCAGCACCTCGGTGGCAATGCCGCGGCCGCGCACCGCGGGGCGGATGTACAGTTCGTCGACAAAGCCGTCCATGCCGCCGAACTCGACGGACCAGCCGAAGGTGATCACGATATAGCCGATTGGTGCGCGCGCCGGGCCGATCAGGTAGACCGCGCCATAAGGGTGGCCGTTCAAGAGCGGTTCGATCCCGGCGCGGCGGTGGTCTTCAGTGCTGTCCAGCCCGGTTTCGGCGTGGAAGGCGGCCACCAGCGCCAGCACCTGATCCAGGTGTTCGGGCTTGGCGAGATGCAGGGCGGCGCTCATAGGCGGGCAAGCCTTTCGGTCAGAAGGTCGAAAAAACCGTCCGCATCGGCATCGCCGATGAACAAGGCGTTGGGCGCGCGGTCCGTGACCCCCCACCAGTCGGCGACGGTCATGCCGAGGGTGAGCGGCGACTGCGTTTCGATCTCGACATTCACGCGGCGGCCGGAGAACAGCGCGGGCTTCAGCAGCCAAGCGATGACGCAGGGGTCGTGCAGCGGGCCGCCTTCGGAGCCGTATTTCTCCACATCGAAACGTTCGAAGAATCCGAGCATGTCGGCGGTGAATTGGCCGACGCGGCTGTTCAGGGCACGGATCGCGTCGACGCGGGGTTTGGTGGCCAGCACCTGATGCGTCGCATCCAGCGGCATCACGGTGATCGGTGCGCCGGATCTGAAAATGATTTCAGCGGCTTCCGGGTCGACGTAGATGTTGAATTCGGCCGCCGGGGTGATGTTGCCCACCTCGAAATAGGCGCCGCCCATCATCACGATTTCCTGCACCCGCTCGATGATGTCGGGCGCGGTGTTGAAGGCGGCGGCGATATTGGTGAGCGGGCCCAGCGCGCAGAGCGTGACGGTGCCCGGTTCCTGCGCGCGCAGGGTGTCGATGATGAAATCCACACCGTGCTCCCTGGCCAGCGGCATCTGCGGCTCCCACAGGTCCGGGCCGTCGAGGCCGGTTTGGCCATGCACATGTTCGGCGGTGATCAGGGGGCGGGCAAGCGGCGCCTTGCTGCCGGCGTAAACGGGCACATCTGTTTTGCCCGCGGCCTCGCAGACAATGCGGGCGTTCCTGCTGGTGAGCGGCAGCGGCACATTGCCGGCCACACAGGTGATGCCGAGCAGATCCAGTTCCTCCGGGCTGGCCAGCGCCAGCAGGATGGCCACCGCATCATCCTGGCCCGGATCGGTGTCGATGATGATTTTCCTGGCGCGCATGGCACTCTCCGCTGGTGGTGAGCCACGAGACTACGCCCAGAACAGCCGGGATTGAACCGCTGCCGCGCAGACCGGTGCAGATTTCCGGAAATTTTCTGCGACGGACATTTGCCGGGACGGCGTTTGCTTTCTATGGTCTGTTTACGTGGCGGCAGCTGAGGCGGGATGGTCCGGGCGCGCGGCGGGGTTTGGGTCCGGAACGGGCGGTATTGGTGCAGCGGTGTTTTGCCGGAAGACGCAAATTTTTGATTTTCATGAGGAATATGAAGCATGGGCAATGATCCCAAAGTTGTCGGAGACATCCTGAAAGACAAGAAGATGACTGCCGCCTACATGGACTACTGCAAGCGGCGCTATTGCCTGAACGAGTTCATGTTCACCCAGAACAAGGGCAATCCGGAATCGCTCTGGACCCGTTACATGGACCAGAAAAAGGGCAAGGAGCCGGTCAATATCACCTCGAAGACCTATAATGCGGCCAAGGTGCTGGCAGAGAAGGGCGACTTCAAGAGCGGTGACTGGAAGAAGATCATCGAGACCGGCAAGAAAGAGGTCGTTCTTATGCTCAACAAGGATGTCATGGGCTTCACCGGCAGCGACGAATACAAGAAATACGTGGCCGAAAACCGGATGGGCGATCCCAAGAAGGCGGCCAAGCTGCTGGGAATCACCGATGTGAAGAAGCTGAAGGATGTGATGGTCAATATCGCGGTGGACGACAAGAAAGCCGCCGAGAAGCTGTGGAAGGACCTGATGAAGAAGGAAAAGATCATCCAGGACTTCAAGACCATCATGGGGAACCTGAAAAAGGCCGGGCTGGCCTGAAGCCTGAAGCTGTTGCCCGGCGGCGGGGCCGCCGGGGATTGAGCAGTTGGGGATAGATGAAGCCGCGGGCGGCGCGTTCAGGCGCGCTCGTCTGCTTTGACGTCGTCCCAGAGGGCGTCCATTTCCGCCAGATCGCTGTCTTCGGGGCGTTTGCCGCGGGCGGCAAGCTTGGCCTCGACGCCTTCGAAGCGGCGGGTGAACTTGGCGTTGGCGGCGCGCAGGGCGGCTTCGGGTTCGACTCCCAGGTGGCGGCCGAGGTTGGCCATCACAAACAGGAGGTCGCCGAATTCCTCCTCGACTTCGGCGTGGGAGAGGCTGTCGCGGGCCTCGACCAGTTCGGCGCATTCCTCGTGGATCTTGGCGATGACGTTGGCGGCGGAGGGCCAGTCAAAGCCGACGCGGGCGGCGCGTTTCTGCAGTTTGTAGGCGCGCAGCAGCGCGGGCAGGCCGATGGCGACGCCGTCGAGGGTGCCCTTTTGCGCCTTGTCCGCGCGTTCGGCGGCCTTGATCGCCTCCCAGTCGCGGGTCTGCTGTTCGGCGGATTTTTCGCGGCTTTCCTCCCCGAACACATGCGGGTGGCGGGAGACCATCTTGTTGGACATGGTGGCGACCACGTCCTGGAAGGTGAAATGGCCGGCCTCCTGCGCCATCTGGGCGTGGAAGACGGATTGGAACAGCAGGTCGCCCAGCTCTCCCTTCAGCTCCTCCCAGGCGCCGCGGTCGATGGCGTCGGCAACTTCGTAAGCCTCTTCAATGGTATAGGGGGCGATGCTGGCGAAATCCTGTTCGATGTCCCAGGGGCAGCCGGTCTGCGGGTCGCGCAGGCGGGACATGATTTCCAGCAGACGCTCGATGCCTGCGGTTTCGTCGTGAATCAGATCTGTTTCGGGCATTGCGGCTCAGCTTGTTCCGGTGTCAGATGCATCATCCCGAGTCTGGAGCAGGAGTCCACCCCATGCCGGTCGTGAACCGTATTGCCGATTATGCCGAAGAGATGAAGGCCTGGCGGCGGCATCTGCACCAGATCCCGGAGCTGGCGCTGGATCTGCCCAAGACCGCGGCATTCGTGGCGGAGCGGCTGCGGGAGTTCGGCGTGGATGAGCTGCACGAGGGGATTGCCAGGACCGGCATGGTGGCGATCATCAACGGGCAGGGGGCGGGCCCCACCATCGGCCTGCGCGCCGATATGGATGCGCTGCCGATCCCGGAGGAGACCGGGGCGGCGTATGCTTCGGGCCACGCGGGCAACATGCATGCCTGCGGCCATGACGGCCACACCGCGATGCTGCTGGGGGCGGCGAAATACCTGGCGGAGACGCGCAATTTCAAGGGCCGGGCGGCGCTGATCTTTCAGCCTGCCGAGGAGGCGATCGGCGGTGCGCGCATCATGGTCGAGGAAGGCATCATGGACCGCTTCGATATCGGCGAGGTCTATGCGCTGCACAATGCGCCCGGCCTGCCGGCGGGGCATTTCCTGACCACGCCCGGCGCCCTGATGGCGGCGGTGGATACCTTCCACATCCATATCAAAGGGCTGGGCGGCCATGGTGCCATGCCGCATGAGACCCGCGATCCGGTGATGGCGGCCTGCGGCATGGCGCAGGCGATCCAGACCATCGTCAGCCGCAACCACCATACGCTGGAGGATCTGGTGGTCTCCGTCACCCAGATCCACACCGGCACCACCGACAACGTGATCCCGGACACCGCCTATATCAACGGCACCGTGCGCACCTTCAATCCGGAGGTGCAGAAGATGGTGAGGCGGCGGATGACGGAGATCGTGGCGGGGCAGGCGGCCAGCTATGGCGTCACGGCAGAGCTGGACTATGAGGTCGGCTATCCGGCGACATTCAATGATGCGGAGAAGACCGGTTTTGCGGTGGAGGTTGCCAGGGAAATCGCGGGCGAGGGCAATGTCGAGGCGGACGGCGGGCGCGAGATGGGGGCGGAGGATTTCGCCTATATGCTGCAGGCCCGGCCCGGATCCTATCTGTTCCTGGGGCAGGGGGAGTCTGCCGGGCTGCATCACCCGAAGTACGACTTCAATGACGAGATCGCCCCGGTGGGGGCGTCGTTCTTTGCCCGGCTGGTGGAGCGGGCGCAGCCTGCGGGCAGCTAAGGGGCTGCACGGATGACAGGACCTGGCAAAGCGGGTATTTGATCAAAAGATAAAGCCGCAGAACAGGGATGCACCGCCATGGCACTGGAAGACGCAAAACACATGATCGATCACGCCTTCACCCGCGAGGATCTGAAGGGGCTGAGTTTCGAGATCACCTTTGGCGGGGCCACGTCCTTTTTGCGCCGCAAATACACCAAGGACCTGGCCGGGGTGGATATTGCCGTGACCGGCGTGCCGTTTGACCAGGCGGTGACCAACCGGCCCGGCACACGGCTGGGGCCGCGGGCGATCCGCGAGGCATCTGCCCTGCAAAGCCCGGACGAGCCCTATGGCTGGCCGCATAAGCCGCTGAGCACGCTGGCAATTGCCGATTACGGCGATCTGGCCTTTGATCACGCCAATGTGCCGGAGTTTCCGGCAGCGCTGACAGACCATATCCGCGGCATTCTGGCGGCGGACACCGCCTCGGTCGTGCTGGGCGGCGATCACTACATCAGCTTTCCGATCCTGAAGGCCTATGCCGAGAAATACGGGCCGATCTCGCTCTTGCAGTTCGATGCCCATACCGACACCTGGCCGGACGACAACATGGACCGGGTGGATCACGGCACCATGTTCTACAAGGCGGTGAAGACGGGGATCGTGGATCCCGCGACATCGGTGCAGGTGGGCATCCGCACCACCAATGAAGACACGCTGGGGTTCAATATCATCGATGCGCCCACGGTGCATGAGATCGGACCCGTCGAGACAGCAAAGCGGATCAAGGCGATCCTGGGCGACCGGCCCGCTTACCTGACCTTTGACATCGATTGCCTGGACCCGGCCTATGCGCCGGGCACCGGCACGCCGGTCTGGGGCGGGCTGACCTCGGCGCAAGCGGCGCGCATCCTGCGGGAGACCGCCGGCATCAATATCAAGGGCGGTGACGTGGTGGAGGTCTCTCCCCCCTTTGACACAAGTGGCGCAACTGCTATTGCCGGGGCACATGTGGCGACGGAGATCATCTGCCTTCTGGGCTGGAACATGAGAGACAATGACTGAGTTCAATCAACCGATCAGCGGCAATGACCTGGCCCGGTTCTCGGGCCCGAACACCTTTATGCGGCTGCCGCAGGCGACCTCCCTGGAGGGGCTGGATGTGGCGGTTCTGGGGGTTCCGATGGATATCGGCACGTCCTGGCGGTCCGGCACACGGTTCGGCCCCAAGCAGATCCGGGCCGAAAGCGCGATGCTGCGGCCCTACAACATGGCGACCGGGGCGGCGCCGTTCGACAGCCTGAACATTGCCGATATCGGCGATCTGGCGATCAACACGTTTTCGCTGCCGGATTCGCTCAGGATCATTCAGGACAGCTATGAGGCGATCCTGTCCGGCGGGGTGATTCCGGTGGCGATGGGCGGCGATCATTCGATCACCCTGCCGGTGCTGCGCGCGATTGCCAAGAAATACGGCCCCGTCGCACTGGTGCATGTGGATGCCCATGCGGATGTGAACGACGAGATGTTCGGCGAGCGCGAGACCCACGGCACCGTGTTCCGCCGCGCCTATGAGGAAGGGCTGATCGTTCCCGACAAGACCTATCAGATCGGCATCCGCGGCACCGGCTATGCGGCCACCGATTTCACGGAGGCGCAGAGCTGGGGCTTCCAGCATTTCCCGGCGGCGGAGCTGTGGGGGCGGCAGCTGCATCAGATGGGTGCGGAAATTCGTCGCGATATCGGCAATAGGCCGGTCTATGTCAGCTATGATATCGATAGTCTTGACCCGGCTTATGCGCCGGGCACCGGCACGCCGGAAATCGGCGGGCTGACAACGCCGCAGGCACTGGAACTGATCCGGGCGCTGAAGGGGGTCAATATCGTCGGCTGCGACCTGGTGGAGGTGTCGCCGCCCTATGATCCCTCGGGCAACACCGCTTTGGTGGGGGCCAACCTGCTCTATGAGCTGCTGTGCGTGCTGCCGGGCGTGGTAATGAAATAAGCGGTCCGGCCTCGAGCAGAAGGCCGGCGGAGGGCCGCGCGCAGGGAGGAGGCAAGGGGTGACCTTGAAACCGCAATGAAGCGGCTGATGCTGTTCGGCTGGCTGGTGCTGGCCGCCGTGGTCGCCGTGCTGGGATTCATCCGGCTGGCGCCGAGCGATCCGCTGGACTGGAATACCCAGCCGGAATTCACCGAGGACAAGGAATTCCGCGGCGGCGTGTTCCGGGTGGTGCGCAGCGGGCCGGACGGGCTGGAGCGGTTCCACCGGATTGCCAGCACCGCGCCGCGCACCAGCGTGCTGGCGGGCGGGCCCGAGGACGGCATGGTGACCTATATCACCCGCACACAGGTGCTGGGCTTTCCCGACTACACCACCGCGGCGCAGGACGGGGATCTGCTGAAAGTCTACGCCCGGCTGCGGTTCGGGCGCTCCGATCTGGGCGCCAACAGGGAGCGGATCAACACCTGGCTGGCTGAATTGGACGGCTCCGCCCCGCGGGCCGCTGCCGCAGAGGAGTAGCCAGAGGCTCCCGCCTGCTCGCGGGTCTTTGGAAAAGCCCCTCGCAGTTGGGCCGGGCGCCGCGCAAAGCGCGGCGCGGGCTTTTCCGCCGGGGCGGAAAAGCCTTGGATCTGCAGAGAAGCGCTTCCGGGGGCAAGGTCGGCCCCGGAAGACGCCTGTTCAATTGTGTTCATCCATGCCGCGTCAAGGGCAGGCCGCGCGTGGCCGCGCGGTGGCTGCGCCCCCCTTGACCCGGCGGCTGTGGAGTCAGAGTTCCGGCAGGTCCGATGTGCCGCCGGGTGAGTGCGGCAGCGGCTGCAGCGAGGCCGACAGGCAGCTGCTTTGCACCTCGCGCCACATCGGCACGTTCAGCGACATCTGGCATTGCGCCATGAACATGCGCCCGTCGACCTGCAGGCAGCGCAACTCGCCCAGTTCCACCCGGGCGCCGGATTTGTCGGTGCAGTAGCAGTCGATGGTCTTGCCGCCCGGGCCGGCCACATCTGCCAGGGCGCTTTCGGAAGCAGCCATGAAAATGGAAACGACAAGGGCACTGGCATGTTTCATGGCTCTAGCATATCACATGGGGGTCACTTGGCCAAAACATGAACAGCAATAGGCGCACCCATGGTCCCCGAAGAACGGCTGGAACAGATCCTGCAGCGGTTTCAGTATCTTGAAGCCGCGATGGCGGATGGTGCCGGGGGCGGGGATATTGCTGCATTGGCCAAGGAATATTCGGGCCTGCGCCCGGTGGCGGAGCAGATCGGCGCCTACCGCAAGCTGCTGAGCGATCTGGAGGAGGCGGAGCTGATGCTGGCGGATCCGGATATGAAGGATCTGGCGGCGGAGGAGATCCCCGTGCTGAAGGCCGCGCTGCCGGCAGCCGAACAGGCGCTGCAGCTGGCCTTGCTGCCGCGGGATGCCGCCGACAGCCGCCCGGCGATGCTGGAGATCCGCCCCGGAACGGGGGGCGACGAGGCGGCGCTGTTTGCCGGCGACCTGCTGCGCATGTATCAGCGCTATGCCGAAGCGCAGGGCTGGAAGTTCGACATCATCGAGGAGCAGGCCACCGAGCTGGGGGGCATCAAGGAAGTGGTGGCCCATATCAAGGGCGAAAATGTCTTTGCCCGGCTGAAGTATGAATCCGGGGTCCACCGCGTGCAGCGGGTGCCGGCAACCGAGAGCGGCGGGCGGATCCATACCTCGGCCGCCACCGTGGCGGTTCTGCCGGAAGCCGAGGATGTGGATATCCACATTGATGCGGGTGATCTGCGGATCGACACCATGCGGGCGTCCGGCGCGGGCGGCCAGCATGTGAACACCACCGATTCCGCCGTCCGGATCACCCACCTGCCGACCGGCCTGGTGGTGACCAGCTCGGAGAAATCGCAGCACCGCAACCGCGAGATCGCCATGCAGGTGCTGAAGACGCGGCTCTATGATCTGGAGCGGCAGCGGATCGACAGCGAGCGCTCGGCGGACCGGGCGAGCCAGGTCGGCTCGGGAGACCGTTCGGAACGGATCCGCACCTATAATTTTCCGCAAGGGCGGATGACCGATCACCGCATCAACCTGACGCTTTACAAGCTGGATCAGGTGATGGGCGGCGATCTGGAGGAGATCATCGAGGCGCTGACCGCGGACAACCAGGCGCGGCTTCTGGCCGAGATGGGGCAGTGAAGATGGCGGAGACGGCGGCAC harbors:
- a CDS encoding GNAT family N-acetyltransferase, with translation MSAALHLAKPEHLDQVLALVAAFHAETGLDSTEDHRRAGIEPLLNGHPYGAVYLIGPARAPIGYIVITFGWSVEFGGMDGFVDELYIRPAVRGRGIATEVLTELPKSLAGAGMRALHLEVDRTNETAQRLYLRTRFQPRKNYILMTKDL
- a CDS encoding nucleoside hydrolase, with translation MRARKIIIDTDPGQDDAVAILLALASPEELDLLGITCVAGNVPLPLTSRNARIVCEAAGKTDVPVYAGSKAPLARPLITAEHVHGQTGLDGPDLWEPQMPLAREHGVDFIIDTLRAQEPGTVTLCALGPLTNIAAAFNTAPDIIERVQEIVMMGGAYFEVGNITPAAEFNIYVDPEAAEIIFRSGAPITVMPLDATHQVLATKPRVDAIRALNSRVGQFTADMLGFFERFDVEKYGSEGGPLHDPCVIAWLLKPALFSGRRVNVEIETQSPLTLGMTVADWWGVTDRAPNALFIGDADADGFFDLLTERLARL
- the mazG gene encoding nucleoside triphosphate pyrophosphohydrolase produces the protein MPETDLIHDETAGIERLLEIMSRLRDPQTGCPWDIEQDFASIAPYTIEEAYEVADAIDRGAWEELKGELGDLLFQSVFHAQMAQEAGHFTFQDVVATMSNKMVSRHPHVFGEESREKSAEQQTRDWEAIKAAERADKAQKGTLDGVAIGLPALLRAYKLQKRAARVGFDWPSAANVIAKIHEECAELVEARDSLSHAEVEEEFGDLLFVMANLGRHLGVEPEAALRAANAKFTRRFEGVEAKLAARGKRPEDSDLAEMDALWDDVKADERA
- a CDS encoding M20 aminoacylase family protein, with the protein product MPVVNRIADYAEEMKAWRRHLHQIPELALDLPKTAAFVAERLREFGVDELHEGIARTGMVAIINGQGAGPTIGLRADMDALPIPEETGAAYASGHAGNMHACGHDGHTAMLLGAAKYLAETRNFKGRAALIFQPAEEAIGGARIMVEEGIMDRFDIGEVYALHNAPGLPAGHFLTTPGALMAAVDTFHIHIKGLGGHGAMPHETRDPVMAACGMAQAIQTIVSRNHHTLEDLVVSVTQIHTGTTDNVIPDTAYINGTVRTFNPEVQKMVRRRMTEIVAGQAASYGVTAELDYEVGYPATFNDAEKTGFAVEVAREIAGEGNVEADGGREMGAEDFAYMLQARPGSYLFLGQGESAGLHHPKYDFNDEIAPVGASFFARLVERAQPAGS
- the speB gene encoding agmatinase; the protein is MALEDAKHMIDHAFTREDLKGLSFEITFGGATSFLRRKYTKDLAGVDIAVTGVPFDQAVTNRPGTRLGPRAIREASALQSPDEPYGWPHKPLSTLAIADYGDLAFDHANVPEFPAALTDHIRGILAADTASVVLGGDHYISFPILKAYAEKYGPISLLQFDAHTDTWPDDNMDRVDHGTMFYKAVKTGIVDPATSVQVGIRTTNEDTLGFNIIDAPTVHEIGPVETAKRIKAILGDRPAYLTFDIDCLDPAYAPGTGTPVWGGLTSAQAARILRETAGINIKGGDVVEVSPPFDTSGATAIAGAHVATEIICLLGWNMRDND
- the speB gene encoding agmatinase, whose amino-acid sequence is MTEFNQPISGNDLARFSGPNTFMRLPQATSLEGLDVAVLGVPMDIGTSWRSGTRFGPKQIRAESAMLRPYNMATGAAPFDSLNIADIGDLAINTFSLPDSLRIIQDSYEAILSGGVIPVAMGGDHSITLPVLRAIAKKYGPVALVHVDAHADVNDEMFGERETHGTVFRRAYEEGLIVPDKTYQIGIRGTGYAATDFTEAQSWGFQHFPAAELWGRQLHQMGAEIRRDIGNRPVYVSYDIDSLDPAYAPGTGTPEIGGLTTPQALELIRALKGVNIVGCDLVEVSPPYDPSGNTALVGANLLYELLCVLPGVVMK
- a CDS encoding DUF1499 domain-containing protein, with product MKRLMLFGWLVLAAVVAVLGFIRLAPSDPLDWNTQPEFTEDKEFRGGVFRVVRSGPDGLERFHRIASTAPRTSVLAGGPEDGMVTYITRTQVLGFPDYTTAAQDGDLLKVYARLRFGRSDLGANRERINTWLAELDGSAPRAAAAEE
- the prfA gene encoding peptide chain release factor 1 — encoded protein: MVPEERLEQILQRFQYLEAAMADGAGGGDIAALAKEYSGLRPVAEQIGAYRKLLSDLEEAELMLADPDMKDLAAEEIPVLKAALPAAEQALQLALLPRDAADSRPAMLEIRPGTGGDEAALFAGDLLRMYQRYAEAQGWKFDIIEEQATELGGIKEVVAHIKGENVFARLKYESGVHRVQRVPATESGGRIHTSAATVAVLPEAEDVDIHIDAGDLRIDTMRASGAGGQHVNTTDSAVRITHLPTGLVVTSSEKSQHRNREIAMQVLKTRLYDLERQRIDSERSADRASQVGSGDRSERIRTYNFPQGRMTDHRINLTLYKLDQVMGGDLEEIIEALTADNQARLLAEMGQ